One genomic window of Sulfurovum lithotrophicum includes the following:
- the ruvA gene encoding Holliday junction branch migration protein RuvA, whose protein sequence is MIVGMEGAVERRDPTFIHLNVNGIIYEVQVSINTSNAIQEKRVKLFITQVIREDANLLFGFMDTNEKKMFDTVLKINGVGPKVGLAICSTFTPETFAKVVASKDVSMLKRVPGIGPKAASRILVELADFIVDGDATEGNSGALGEAVMALESLGFKKDAIQKALSGCSGDTSTLVKEGLKKLQRL, encoded by the coding sequence ATGATCGTAGGTATGGAAGGAGCAGTGGAGAGACGTGACCCGACATTTATTCATTTGAATGTGAACGGGATCATCTATGAAGTACAGGTTTCCATCAATACTTCCAATGCCATACAGGAGAAGCGTGTAAAGCTTTTCATTACGCAGGTGATACGGGAAGATGCCAACCTGCTGTTCGGCTTTATGGATACCAACGAGAAGAAAATGTTCGATACCGTTCTGAAGATCAATGGAGTAGGGCCCAAAGTGGGGCTTGCCATCTGTTCGACCTTTACGCCGGAAACCTTTGCAAAAGTGGTCGCTTCCAAAGATGTCAGTATGCTCAAGAGAGTGCCCGGCATCGGCCCCAAGGCAGCCAGCCGCATTTTGGTAGAATTGGCGGACTTCATTGTTGACGGAGATGCAACAGAGGGTAACAGCGGTGCACTGGGTGAAGCGGTTATGGCGCTTGAAAGCCTCGGGTTCAAGAAAGATGCTATTCAGAAAGCACTTTCCGGGTGTTCAGGCGATACAAGCACTCTGGTAAAGGAAGGTTTAAAAAAGCTTCAGAGACTGTGA
- the cysS gene encoding cysteine--tRNA ligase: MQIFDSVQKTKVTFKPIREGEASIYVCGPTVYDDAHLGHARSSLAFDLLSRTLRTLGYKVTLAKNFTDIDDKIIKKVEETGKSMQEITDYYINRYLEEMAALGVARADIEPKATESLDAIEEMIQRLIDKNCAYIVSGGDVYFDTAKDSHYGDISHKVSDDDTQSRVEHNSDKHNPKDFALWKACKGEEDICFAAPFSSGRPGWHIECSAMIEKYFKGNGQYSIDIHGGGADLLFPHHENEAAQSRCATGHELAKYWMHNGFVQIDGEKMSKSLGNSFFLKDALEVYDGEILRYYLNSVHYRNDFNFNEEDLLTAKKRLDKLYRLKKRVLPGKASAVNKTFKQALLDAMSDDLNISVALAVIDEMVAETNEKLDANPKDKALKKETIANIEFIDTLLGFGGKEPFSYFQIGVDEALKEKIETLLQKRTEAKKAKDFATSDAIRDELTAIGISIMDTAEGTVWEKA, translated from the coding sequence ATGCAGATCTTCGACAGTGTACAGAAAACCAAAGTGACATTTAAACCCATCCGGGAAGGTGAAGCCAGCATCTATGTCTGCGGTCCTACCGTCTATGACGATGCCCACCTGGGACATGCAAGATCTTCTCTGGCTTTCGACCTGCTCTCCCGTACCCTCAGAACACTCGGCTACAAAGTGACCCTCGCAAAGAATTTCACCGATATAGACGACAAGATAATCAAAAAAGTGGAAGAGACCGGCAAAAGCATGCAGGAGATCACCGACTATTACATTAACCGTTATCTTGAAGAGATGGCCGCTCTGGGAGTTGCCCGTGCAGACATCGAGCCCAAAGCGACCGAATCGCTTGATGCCATCGAAGAGATGATACAAAGACTCATTGACAAAAATTGCGCCTATATCGTCTCCGGCGGCGATGTCTACTTCGACACTGCAAAAGACAGCCATTACGGTGACATCTCGCACAAGGTCAGCGATGACGACACACAAAGCCGGGTAGAACACAACAGTGATAAGCACAACCCCAAGGATTTTGCCCTCTGGAAAGCCTGTAAAGGCGAAGAGGACATCTGCTTCGCTGCACCTTTTTCTTCCGGGCGTCCGGGCTGGCATATCGAATGTTCCGCGATGATAGAGAAGTACTTCAAAGGCAACGGCCAATACAGCATCGACATCCACGGCGGAGGTGCCGACCTGCTCTTCCCCCACCATGAGAATGAAGCGGCACAGAGCCGCTGTGCTACAGGCCATGAACTTGCCAAATACTGGATGCACAACGGCTTCGTACAGATAGACGGAGAGAAGATGAGCAAATCACTGGGCAACTCTTTCTTCCTCAAAGATGCACTCGAAGTCTATGACGGTGAGATACTTCGCTATTATCTCAACTCTGTACACTACAGAAATGACTTCAACTTCAATGAAGAGGACCTGCTGACAGCCAAAAAAAGGCTGGACAAGCTCTACCGGCTCAAAAAGAGAGTCCTGCCTGGCAAAGCCTCTGCTGTCAACAAAACATTCAAGCAGGCGCTGCTCGATGCGATGAGTGATGACCTGAACATTTCTGTTGCACTGGCTGTTATAGACGAAATGGTTGCAGAGACCAATGAGAAGCTCGATGCGAATCCCAAAGACAAGGCCCTTAAAAAAGAGACCATCGCCAACATAGAGTTCATCGACACTCTGCTTGGCTTTGGCGGCAAAGAGCCTTTCTCCTACTTCCAGATAGGGGTAGACGAAGCCCTCAAGGAAAAGATAGAAACACTGCTTCAAAAACGCACCGAAGCCAAAAAAGCCAAAGACTTCGCCACCTCCGACGCCATCCGTGACGAACTTACAGCAATAGGCATTTCCATTATGGATACGGCAGAAGGCACCGTTTGGGAAAAAGCGTAG
- a CDS encoding NAD(P)/FAD-dependent oxidoreductase: MNKQIVIIGGGASALMLASLLPKKSATVIEKNAAPGAKIVVSGGGKCNITNAVMSPDFFLADTSFVTPALEAFNEKDLLRWLKRRGLEPVLKKGSQYFCKESSRELLSLLQKESRKQTFFYSETVLSVNKREGHFYIKTDKRMLTADAVMVASGGLSFPRLGAGGIGYEIAGHFGHNIVKTAPGLVGFTVQKEQFFFKELSGASTEVVITVNGQKCKGSLLFAHKGISGPAVLDASLYWEKGKMEIDFLPGFSWESIRKSPKQLSSLLPMPKRVTKAFLLQLKLHDKTGNRITDRELLILKGLNHYSFAPAGTFGYSKAEVTKGGVDTTEVDSRTMMSKKCEGLFFTGEVLDVTGRLGGYNFQWAFSSAASCARFFTGRQR, translated from the coding sequence ATGAATAAACAGATCGTTATTATAGGTGGAGGAGCCAGTGCGCTGATGCTGGCTTCATTGCTCCCCAAAAAATCTGCTACCGTCATTGAAAAGAATGCTGCACCCGGAGCGAAAATAGTGGTATCGGGCGGAGGAAAGTGCAACATTACCAATGCGGTGATGTCTCCGGACTTTTTTCTGGCAGACACGTCATTTGTTACACCCGCTCTTGAGGCATTTAACGAGAAGGACCTGCTGCGGTGGTTGAAAAGGCGCGGACTTGAACCGGTACTGAAAAAAGGAAGCCAGTACTTCTGTAAAGAGTCTTCCCGTGAACTCCTGTCGCTATTGCAAAAGGAGAGCAGGAAACAGACCTTTTTTTACAGCGAGACAGTTCTCTCTGTCAATAAAAGGGAAGGACATTTTTATATCAAAACCGACAAAAGGATGCTTACCGCCGATGCCGTGATGGTAGCTTCAGGCGGGCTGAGTTTTCCGAGGCTGGGTGCCGGCGGCATTGGTTATGAGATCGCCGGGCATTTTGGGCACAACATTGTGAAAACTGCTCCAGGGCTTGTAGGTTTTACGGTACAAAAAGAGCAATTCTTCTTTAAGGAGCTCAGCGGTGCTTCTACGGAAGTGGTCATTACCGTGAATGGCCAAAAGTGCAAAGGTTCCCTGCTTTTTGCCCATAAAGGCATCAGCGGTCCGGCAGTGCTGGATGCTTCGCTTTACTGGGAAAAAGGAAAGATGGAAATAGACTTCCTGCCCGGTTTTTCCTGGGAAAGTATAAGGAAAAGCCCCAAGCAGCTTTCATCCCTGCTGCCGATGCCCAAACGTGTTACTAAGGCATTTCTGCTACAATTAAAGCTTCATGACAAAACAGGAAACAGGATCACGGACAGGGAACTGCTTATTTTAAAAGGCTTGAACCACTACAGTTTTGCTCCTGCCGGGACATTTGGTTACTCCAAAGCGGAAGTGACCAAAGGCGGGGTTGATACGACAGAGGTGGATAGCCGGACGATGATGAGTAAAAAGTGTGAAGGACTTTTTTTTACAGGGGAAGTACTGGATGTAACAGGCCGACTGGGCGGGTACAACTTCCAGTGGGCCTTTTCAAGTGCAGCAAGTTGTGCACGATTCTTTACTGGGAGGCAAAGATGA
- the murJ gene encoding murein biosynthesis integral membrane protein MurJ, which translates to MRLRSIFTNSFGILFSRVTGLGRDVLMASALGASVWSDMFFVAFKLPNLFRRIFAEGAFTQAFMPSFVASRHKGVFATAIFLRFLIFLVAVSLLITFFPEPITKLLAWGWDSEQIAKTAPMTAINFWYLDLIFIVTFLATLLQYREHFATTAMSTALLNISMITALWLYMKEDPKTVAYAVSYAVLIGGALQVFAHLVTLHNFKLHKLLIGGWKYRKSKDVEEEKKHFQSLFLPGILGNSTPQISAFIDTILATFLMTGSVSFLFYANRVFQLPLAIIAIATATVLFPTVSKALNNGNETEAYKNLNQAFWLLSFLLGAAMLGGMLLAEPIVWLLFERGKFTQAETLQTVSVLRMYMIGLLPFGLAKLFSLFLYASHRHKKAAIIAVYSLIASVTSSLILMHPLGASGLALAGSIGGWVLFVFTVKEVGTERFMEIIKHKKLFYFLIMMCLLAAVLYYANSWLVTLIR; encoded by the coding sequence ATGAGATTACGCTCCATATTTACCAACAGCTTCGGCATACTTTTTTCACGCGTAACGGGTCTGGGACGCGATGTCCTGATGGCTTCCGCACTTGGAGCTTCGGTCTGGAGCGATATGTTCTTTGTCGCATTCAAACTCCCCAATCTTTTCAGGCGTATCTTTGCCGAAGGTGCTTTTACACAGGCTTTCATGCCCTCTTTTGTGGCTTCCAGACACAAAGGGGTCTTTGCTACGGCCATCTTCCTGAGATTTCTTATCTTCCTTGTGGCTGTGTCACTGCTGATCACCTTTTTCCCAGAACCTATCACCAAACTGCTCGCCTGGGGCTGGGACAGTGAACAGATAGCCAAAACCGCACCGATGACTGCCATAAACTTCTGGTATCTGGACCTCATTTTCATTGTGACATTTCTGGCAACCCTGCTTCAGTACAGAGAGCATTTTGCCACCACGGCCATGTCCACTGCACTGCTGAACATTTCGATGATCACCGCACTCTGGCTCTATATGAAAGAAGACCCGAAAACAGTAGCCTATGCAGTCAGTTATGCCGTACTCATCGGCGGTGCTTTACAGGTATTTGCACATCTTGTCACTTTACATAATTTTAAACTCCATAAGCTGCTCATAGGCGGATGGAAATACCGAAAGAGTAAAGATGTGGAAGAGGAGAAGAAGCATTTTCAGTCACTTTTCCTGCCCGGCATCCTCGGAAACTCCACCCCGCAGATTTCCGCATTCATTGACACGATACTGGCTACCTTCCTGATGACAGGTTCTGTCTCGTTCCTCTTCTATGCCAACCGGGTCTTCCAGCTTCCCCTTGCCATCATTGCCATCGCGACGGCAACCGTACTCTTTCCCACTGTCTCCAAAGCACTCAACAATGGCAATGAAACCGAAGCCTACAAAAACCTCAACCAGGCCTTCTGGCTTCTTTCCTTCCTTCTTGGAGCAGCCATGCTGGGAGGTATGCTGCTTGCCGAACCAATCGTATGGCTACTCTTTGAGAGAGGCAAATTTACACAGGCTGAAACACTCCAGACCGTCAGTGTACTGCGTATGTACATGATAGGCCTGCTGCCTTTCGGCCTGGCGAAACTCTTTTCACTCTTTCTCTATGCCTCTCACCGCCACAAAAAAGCTGCCATCATCGCAGTCTATTCACTCATCGCTTCAGTGACATCTTCTCTTATACTTATGCATCCTCTGGGCGCATCAGGTCTGGCACTGGCCGGAAGTATCGGGGGATGGGTCCTTTTCGTTTTCACGGTCAAAGAGGTAGGGACAGAAAGATTCATGGAGATCATCAAACACAAAAAACTGTTCTATTTTCTGATCATGATGTGTCTGCTTGCTGCTGTACTCTACTATGCGAATAGCTGGTTAGTGACGCTCATACGATAG
- a CDS encoding C40 family peptidase: protein MNKLLILSVLLFSASNANLFTITDPGKNIVISKTLEHRENDCLNQKETEYSLQAIYDELHREENLAHRAEAARLRANRISREMILAKKAGKEYHISAVDRQKLLEDAKFFKGGKYVWGGTSPKGFDCSGYVQYLYKKHNVNLPRTAWAQSKKGEPVAIQNLRKGDLLFFLTDRKRGIPVTHVGIYLGDGKFIHAASRKKGIIISPIDHGYYARKFVSARRVIEPDRQTISSL, encoded by the coding sequence ATGAACAAACTACTGATATTGTCTGTGCTTCTCTTCAGTGCATCCAATGCAAACCTCTTTACTATCACAGATCCGGGCAAGAATATCGTCATCAGCAAAACGCTCGAACACAGGGAAAATGACTGCCTCAACCAGAAAGAGACGGAATACTCCCTGCAGGCGATCTATGATGAATTGCATCGTGAAGAGAATCTCGCACACAGAGCAGAGGCTGCGAGACTGAGAGCCAACCGTATCAGCAGAGAGATGATCCTGGCCAAAAAAGCCGGTAAAGAGTACCATATATCAGCCGTAGACAGGCAGAAACTTCTTGAAGACGCCAAATTCTTCAAAGGGGGAAAGTATGTCTGGGGCGGGACTTCACCCAAAGGCTTTGACTGTTCAGGCTATGTACAGTACCTCTACAAAAAACATAACGTCAACCTCCCCCGCACGGCATGGGCACAGTCAAAAAAGGGTGAACCCGTTGCTATTCAGAACCTGCGGAAAGGTGACCTGCTTTTCTTCCTGACCGATAGAAAACGGGGTATCCCCGTCACGCATGTCGGTATCTACCTTGGAGACGGGAAGTTCATCCATGCCGCTTCGAGGAAAAAAGGGATCATCATCTCCCCTATCGACCACGGATACTATGCCCGGAAATTCGTCTCGGCGCGCCGTGTGATAGAACCCGACAGGCAAACCATATCTTCACTATAG